The DNA region gcaggaaaagaggaagaagaaagcagcagcatcccacccttctcagcgcaatacgagcgcaaccgttcctgcagctggacagcgtacggtcaCCGACACCGACGTAACACTCAAGTAAAAAAGATGACCCTTCTTTGCATCACCCCTCCGGTAAGTCCGGTGAGCTGTCAAacggtttttcgaaaaatgtattAGCAAGGCAACACTGATTctattttgtttgtaaacacaaaTCAGCTGATTCATTCATAAACTACgttttgtttgcaaacaatGGGTTGAGCAGTGTtgcgaaatatatttttatcggcAAGGGGTGATTCAAAGGAAGTAATTGGGGTGAGTCGTGCTGGGACACATTTCAGCAGATTTTTTACATGGAGTGTTACGTCGGTGTCGGTGGTACGGTTCCCGTtaacaactcagcgttccctcctggataggggcgatcgttcgccagcgtggtcgctgccggtagcggtgatgcggcccagcaagaagtaacCGGGGAAGATCTATTCACCTTGCCAGAGTTTTTTGCTCTAGCgggtgagatgatgacgcggttccggacctgccgtagcaaggcggagcaatttctggccctcggggagctaatgattaagcacatctacaatagttaaaaaaaaactgttatctagtttaagctttttctatttctatcccctttcctttgcaatttcagtaagttttttctaaattttttcttacttttggtaatctcttagtcataagcaataatcgttccaaaatggattgagatttaacacacagttgaaaggaactccaaaactctgttatgtactacGAATGAACTAATTgttacatgattattcactaataaaaccgaattgaattgaattgaataaaatgatttttttttaatatttctgaggtatttgtattttttttggactCAAGCAGATTGTTTTGTGACAGATTTGCTGGTTTctgtgaaatttttgtacactttttaacaagaatgttttattaaataCCTAATTGGCAgttgacaaaaagtttttcaaatattatttaagtttgtttgaattcttcacattttttaGAGTAATCTGTCTTTTGCCGCagataattattaattttattgaatatttgtacatattttataattctttattttttattgtaatttaaacaaaaagaagCGCAGAATAgtggcttttattttttttaaattaaaagaaaacgTTTTCAAACAccttctatagtttttttttgttatgaaaactgtaatctttttgcaaacctaaaaaaaaataattcgtttGTGCATTGATAccactaaattaaaaataaggggggggggaatgaagttcttgcaaatcagtcaaggggggaatggatcgcaaaaggttgagaaacactgcttTAGGTGATCTATGAGTGTATTCTCCTATGTTTTTAAAACGTCTTTGTATGTTTCACCAATGctcaactaatcacctttcttttgaaacgtGGTGCATCTCCAATGcagcacatatttttttcgctaaatgtgttttttttttgccgaaatTGTCGTTAGACTACACTTTTATTTAGATGGGATCACCCTAATTGCCAAACAAAAAACTACGTTCTAAGTATTTTGACCAAGGAATTCCATGACAAATTCGGAGCAgattgtaaattttgagtatgaaTCGTATAAATGCTATGGAATCGTCCAAAGAAAGCAAGCGGCTCCATTGATTTTCTCTTTCTCAGAATGAAACCATGGAGGCGCTTGGTTTCTGAGGACGGATTCATATCATTTGGGCTGAGAGTAATTCTCtgaaatttcggtcattcgattttttttttcgtattttttaatccggatgAATCTTTTTGGGGACAATTCCAAGGAAgctattttgtatcattagtttagccatataattttccatataaatttggcagctttccatacaaaaatgatatgtgaaaatcagtgatggaataatcatcatcaaaagaaaatcattggacgttcatcaagagaaaaaatccgaagggagcatggctcttctctctcgcgcacgaaagatcggtaaaaggaatctaaaaaaatcatcatcttgattattcggcggaatatctttttcactactacacttgcaattgtaacgtcacacgtcgaaatatgacctgtcacattttgtagatgggcaatgtgtgtaaaaaaagtgaattaaatatttttaagtggtgctgacaaggaaattcaaaaaaaatcatcagcaggttgattttcttggagaaattcgggagcgattttcttttacgtgatttgcctcctctctctttcacagatgaagaaagttcgcaagcgaaattgattttttgcgattattccatccctggtgaaaattaaaaaatctgtattttttgaaggaattttttgatcgatttggtgtcttcggcaaagttgtaggtttgggtactacactgaaaaataaatgaaacacgataaaaaaaattggtgattttgattttaaccttttgtcacaaaaacttgatttgcaaaaaacactattttaattttttatttttttaaatgttttattggacaccaaatgccaacttttcagaaatttccagaacgggcaatctttgaccgagttaaaaatttttgaaatttttactaataaaactaataatgcaaaatggcttctttgggtataccgaaggcaccaaatcagtttcagtcgaattaaaaaatacaaaaattaaaatagcaaaaaacgatttcgtaTGAAACTCactaaaaaccaattttgtcGATTGAAGCATGTTCAGGGAGCAAACATAAATAATACTTTGAAGAAACTAAAGCGTTTACggacatcaaattcaaaaatgtcgagttgtttTTAGAGAAAATGTTCGAATTTGAactaattcattaaaaaaaatccccggTTTCACCGTCTTTTCCACGACCTTCTTCCTCACTCAGTCGTCGAAAAACTTACGGACCACCATCACTTTACGTTATTCAGTTCTCATCCAAGAAACATACACCTCTGCTTTGCCCATCGGAATTGATTTCTCCAAGCAATACAAACACATTTTGACCTTTCTTTAaatgaatatatttttcaaacattttatttgaacCACCTTAATAATCTTCCTCTCTACACCAAACATTCGCGTAGACTGTGCCCACCTTACGTGTACAACCGCACCGTATTGTCTGCCCCGGACGAAAACAGCCACGGTTGCGTCGGGTGAaacaccacatcgaatgcaccAAAGTCGTTGACCCGCTCGTGGTTCTCCAGCCGCCGCAACGGCACAATCAGCGCGTTTTGCATCAGGTCACTGTGGAAAATGATTGGATTAATAAAGGTTTTTGAAATGATGGTGGGTGAACTCACTTGTAAACCATTCCGTGGGACACGATCACGCTGCGGTCGTCGCTGGCCGATGCGAACAGTGGGTAACGCTGGTGGAAGGCCACGTTCCGGATGGCGGAAAAGTGCAGCTTGAGCTGTTGGTAGGGTCGCGTCGACAGGTCCAGATCGAACCACATCATCTTCTTCTCGTAGGTGGCGACCAGGAGGTTGTCCCCTTTCGGGTGGATCGCCATGCTCGAGATCCACTTGCAGCTGGGGAAGAGCTTCTTGAGCAGTTCCTGCTTGACCAGGTCGTACACGCGGATGTGGCGCTGGGTCGCTACGAAGAGACACGGCTTTACCGGGTGGAATAGGACGCACTGGATGAGGCCTTTGCTCTTGGAGAACGGGAATTGGGAGCGTCGCTTGGACAGCTGGTGGATCAACACCGATCGGTTCTGGGCTTCCGGCATCACGGTGGCGAAGTAATCGCCCCGGCCGTGCCACGTGACTTGCTTAATCTCGCGGAAGTGGTTGATCACGATCCGGACGCCGGCCTTCTGCTCCTCCTCGGCCACATCGACCCACTGGACGGCTGTGCTGATGCGCTCGTTGTCCACTACTTCGTGCTTGGGGGCTTCCGCCAGCAGATCGTCGGTCTTTTTCGACAACAGGCAGTCGCCAACGTGCGGGTTGATCAGCAGCGTGCGCTTGCCGGAGGCCACTGCGATGAGGGATATTTTGACGTTCGGACACCACGCCACCGAGCGGACCACGTCCCCGGTGGGGATGGTTTTGATGCAACGCGCCGTCGAGACTTCCCAAACTGGAATTAAAAGCATACACTTGAACGTCAGAAGTTTTACAAGATTAAGCAATACTCACTCTTGATGGTCTTATCGTCCGACCCGGTCACCAGGTACTCGCCCTTCGGCTCGATGCTGATCGTGCGGATCATGTCGGTGTGGCCGCGGTACACCAGGTTCTGCAGCGTCGGGAACGGCTGCAGGTCCTGGGCGAGGCAGCTTCGGAATCAAATACTCTGGCCCGACGGTGACGCGCGTTCGCTTGCCCCGCGGACACAGATAAAGATCCAGACAGCGCAGGAAGCGCTCCCGAACGTACTGCGCGTAGTACGGCACCTCCCGCAGCGAGTTGAACTTTTGCGGAATGTAGTGCAGCTTGCGGCGCCACGGTTCCTCCTCGTGGCTGTTCCACTCGGCCAGCTCGCGCTCGTTGAACAGATACTCGGGCGGTGGGTTGTACGATTCGGCGTGCCCCGGCAGGGGTCGCTTCGGGGCCACCA from Culex quinquefasciatus strain JHB chromosome 3, VPISU_Cqui_1.0_pri_paternal, whole genome shotgun sequence includes:
- the LOC6036185 gene encoding LOW QUALITY PROTEIN: ribosome biogenesis protein BOP1 homolog (The sequence of the model RefSeq protein was modified relative to this genomic sequence to represent the inferred CDS: inserted 3 bases in 2 codons) is translated as MPSIPADLNGLKELTAQSTLERPWIEWFTSEVEKMPIRNIPDHKRXFLPSKSEKQKIGRLVHALKMGWVKTRAETERLAAAAKGPKFYMVWDSDHGKEDIRRIHDHVVAPKRPLPGHAESYNPPPEYLFNERELAEWNSHEEEPWRRKLHYIPQKFNSLREVPYYAQYVRERFLRCLDLYLCPRGKRTRVTVGPEYLIPKLPRPXDLQPFPTLQNLVYRGHTDMIRTISIEPKGEYLVTGSDDKTIKIWEVSTARCIKTIPTGDVVRSVAWCPNVKISLIAVASGKRTLLINPHVGDCLLSKKTDDLLAEAPKHEVVDNERISTAVQWVDVAEEEQKAGVRIVINHFREIKQVTWHGRGDYFATVMPEAQNRSVLIHQLSKRRSQFPFSKSKGLIQCVLFHPVKPCLFVATQRHIRVYDLVKQELLKKLFPSCKWISSMAIHPKGDNLLVATYEKKMMWFDLDLSTRPYQQLKLHFSAIRNVAFHQRYPLFASASDDRSVIVSHGMVYNDLMQNALIVPLRRLENHERVNDFGAFDVVFHPTQPWLFSSGADNTVRLYT